tagcccaaaatattttttagttaatcAAATCGAAGAAAAGTTCCACAAATAATCAACAATTTCGTGTCAAGAAAGCATTTACCGATTGATTAAAGCACTAAATACTTTTGATCACTTCACATCTTAGCAAGCGAAGTTAAATTGGATATTACTTTTCGTAAAATACGTAGCGCTGCGGAAAATTCGCGCGCTTTTCCTTAAATCATGAAAACCGTAAGGCGCGCCCGGCGGCCTGGCGACGACTGAAAGCCTGAAAACGATAAACGGCAACATCACACGGCTATCTCAATGTTATTAGCACCATCACTCTAACGAGATGTTCAGGTAAACTTGTTTACTGTAAACGCTCGTTTCACACACATTTTGGTCTTCACATAATGTTACATTTCATTGCTACATGTGATTTATTGTGAAGAACATACTgtggttaaattaaaattcactgGCGAATTGAAGACTTACGTTTTGAAGTTGTTTAAGAATAGCTGACATTACATTAGTTTCAAAAATTACTAAACattcgctttttttttaatttataaatctgtttatttaaaaagatactcCATCACAcagtttatgaaattaatagtGTGTGTGGGTGTGTAGTGAATTTTTTTAGTCAGTATTTTCGATATTatgataatctttatttatttattaaattctcgCGTCACAATATTAGTTACCATAGTCATCCGAAACGGCTTGAACGATTGCTATGGAATATTTTAGGCACATTTTGCAAGTCTGAGTATCGGCTCTATTTGTGTTTTATACCCCCAATTGATGAGGGTTGTCCACCGCTAACTTTTGTTCATATGTAATGTCATTTCTTCACCGAAAACCGCTAGAAATGACGCAAAAAACGTTTGTCTCGGATCAGCTGGTATCtcataaaattgatttcttaatcatgagccgacGCTACGGGTCGCGATACTAGTCGGGcgaccccgataaatacgcgtgcgtAAATCgttgaatcatttaataaaaattatgatagtttgttttgttaagcGGCCTTTTTCATCAGTCaatcttcataaaataattagttcTTGATGTATCTCTGGAAGCAACGCAGAGCAgcgtcccttttccacaacTCCGATAACATAAGGCTAGCTTGTTGTTTGctcttaataacaaaaaataactttaatattctCCAACATTTTAGCGATAGACATTTAACCCACGACTCCAGACTGGTTTTACTGGGTACGTCGCAAGAATACGACACCCCTCTACGTCTTCCCCAGTGCCAAGGACCTTCATGAGGATTTATACCGTAtctaaaacatttctttttccaCCTTTCGCATCTTCAAGTATCTTTCTCAATGAGCTACCGTAGAATAGTTTATCTTTATCGCTTTATTCGAATCcaattgaaacaaatgaaaattttaacttaagCAAGTACGTACGGTATAAAACCAGGTCATGTCATATCGGAATTTCATAAACGAGCTTATAATAACGTGTTAAGCAAGAATAACATTAATTGTCAACCCAAATCAGCTGCTCAAATGTCAAACCTCTCGCCCAGGCGTATCAATGATTCAAACTAACAAATGGCAAAGGATTTGAGTACAACCCCAGGGAACAGCTATCGATCACTGCTTAATATCTATAACTGAAGTCGGAACGGCAACGATCGTCGCGATATAAATTACGAGTTTAATGTTGGAAACAGGATTTGACAACGAAAGGAACTAAGGTTGTGTAGTAAGAATCTTATgggaaaactaaattaaattaatgatgattAGTTAGTGAAGACAATAACTATCGTGGACCAATGAAGTCCTTAACCAATTACAACATAAATGAATAACATGGTGCTTATatctatttacaatataattatgtaatggtTGTTCACAACAGAATTATGTAAATGATTGTTCCATGTATAAAAAGGATacataataaagaataaagaGACTTAAAGTACATGGAGGGCTAATAGTCGTATATAACAGCAAGAGGGGAGCAAACTAGCCGCTGaacccacgggaacataaaatcggtataaaaactgtctgtgtaccaagtcttctaaatccatttagtagtttttgcgtgaaagaggaacaaactcATAAATCCATACggacaaactttcgcatttataatattagtaggataaggGCTTGAATCAATGGCCAATTTATGCCAATTTattatggcaaaaaaaaatccattcctttctttctttaattcctaaatatttcacaaattatacaaacatgtgtagattattatattacattggAATATAATTTTTGATTCACATAATCAGTATATCTTATTATTTGTCCACAGATTCGTAGTCAtcaatagaattaaaattttggaaaaatgGCAAGTGGTAAGTAAGATTATTTTCCcacctacatatatttttactttggcaaaacaagtaattatttgggtcaaactttaaaaacagtttatcttCAGGCCAATACTAATAGGCATTCATGTTTTGTTATAGCAAATGTACTGGATCAAATGGCGAAATTTGACTTTAAGTCCCCagttaaaattactttattatttgaagacAGTGATGATGATCTAGAAATTGTTAATGAAAATCATCAGGAAGGTAATTTCGAGACTGATAGTAATAAGCAAGATAATACAACTCTAGAAGAAAATAGCAGAACGAAGAATCTTCAAATTGAAACGGAATCGCAACAAAATTCTAAAGATTCAAACGAAACCCTCTTAAAACAACTTATGAACGCTACACTAAAGGACTTGTTGAATAAAACTTGCCGCACTGGGAACCAATCAAAAGAAAATGAGCTAGATAAAACCATGCCAAACCTTCAAATAGAGAAACCAGGCAATATTTTCAATGAGCCTGTATGCCAATGCAAAATTTCTTCTGAGGCTTCTTTCGAGCAACCCACCTGTTTTACTTTTGGAGCTCAAAACGAAACTATACAGATTAAACAGTACGCTGCGCATCATCATGACCATACTACCAGAGCGCCATCATCTCTTGGAGGTGATTTACTAAATACGTTAtctgaaaatttaattagtgtCATGGTTTCTTTTTATCACTATAGACTAAATAAAAGAGATGGAGATGACTACCAGAAAAGAAAAGAAGCATTCATTCAACTCAAAGACCATTACTTTGAATTGTCATACCACACTATGGTATCGATAATAATTCCTCAAGagcataacaaatattttacaaatatatttttacaaaacactGTTACGATAGCCAATAATAAACCTGGATTAGGAACATGTCATAGAGGTCACTTGGAAccaatttttattgaattactgATAtggtcaaaatttaaaaagtcgaTAATTGATCGAAAAGGTTTGAACTTAGGCTTACATAAAGAACAATGTTTAAGTAAACCATTAAGAAACAACTGGCCATTTTCTGAAACAACTCCTACCCAAAGGCAGCCAAAAACTGACAACGTGTGTGTATTTTCTTCTAAAAGTACAGGTGTGAAAGTGAATGTTAATCGAGAAATATTCATAGATTGTCTCAAAACACAAAATCACAACACGGTGGAACGTCAAGGAGTTCAAAACCAGAACCAAGCATATGCCACTTACCAAACTGGGTCAACGAATAGAATTAAGACACATGCGAGTGacaatcaaacaaataattcacagaactataatttaaaattgaattgtcGCCTAACTCCATATAGTTTGACACATAATTCTAGAAccaatccaattaaaaataaggcGGGACCAATTCAAGGTTCTCGGAATATTGAACATCTACGTAAGAATTGCCAAGCCGACTTTCAACTTAGACAAAAGCAATCAAACAATGAAATTCACTCTTCTGGATGGGTCAGCGCAATGAATGAAAACATCAATCCTCAAAATATGGTAAGTGTAGAACTACCCGCATTGTCATTATACTgatttaaaaaactttcttatATCTTTCCATCACTTCACAATTCACAGAACAGAGCCCACAAATTTAGGTTGAACATGGTTCCAAGATTAAGAGGTTTGTCACCAGCCAGCTTTcctaatgtttaatttaaagatatATAAAGACTATTTTCACTGTAGTATATTCTGTGTAATTAATTTCCCCTGCACACCATATAGATTCATTTGTGAGAAAAAACACATTGCTTAccttgtgtttttcttttacagcttaatttaaacttacaaaCTAGAATGACTGAAGACGTAGCTCCACAAATGCCATTTATATCCAATGTTATGTCATTGAATCCAAAAGCCCAAAATACCAGCAACGGCAGCTGCTGTGTGTGTGGAAAAATAACGAACATAGTCTGTTCGAAATCCAGAAGCCCTTCTTATTGCAGCTTCCTGTGCCAGGTAATATGTGTGACAGTTTCTAGAgtggccccaattctgctatctacaatagccgatgaatgaaaattggcttaaaattacacttttcgtattctcttaagcatttttcctacacaattattggaaatttaATGGGACGGTACACACAAggaaaatacaatgaattttcaattattgtgttggcttaatgattaagagaatagggataaattatatatttaatccaactgccatttattcatcggcctttgtatatagcagaatcgggaccctggaataaaacttaatacaacatacattttttttcgtttactcTAGTCCCTTAAACTATGTAAttctgaaaattgtattttgagCATTCTGTTATCgtgtaacaaaaaattaaagcttAAAAATTTAAGTCCtgaccattttctttttctttcaggAATTAGACGGATGGTGCAGGAATACATAATGCCCCTCGTAATGTATCATAAGCACAATTCCCAAACAAGacgttgtaaatattaaataatatgtagtcgaaataaaaaataatttatcgtttattatcgtttgtttttatctacATAATATGTACCTATTCAAACTACATACAACTACATTCTAATGACTGATTCATCAATGCAAAATTctacttcctactaatattacataCGCGAAAATTTGtacgtatggatgtttgttcctccttCACGAAAAAACCCCTGATGAACACATTTTCATCCCGATTTCCTCTCCACCCACGATTACAAGCATGGGTTGGATTGCCCCACCGTAGCCCGTCCCGCTGACAGATTCGCTAGAATGAACTCTTAATTCCCAGGGCTGATTGCCGGCCAAGACACACCCAGCTTCATAAGTGACAGTCCGAAAAACGCGGACGATTCTATTAACGACAGCGCGCTGTAAGCTGAGCAAAACTGCTCGCTTTTTGGCCGTCATTGCGTCAGACCAAATGACCGAGACCTACAGGAGACGACTCCCGATATCAGGGCCCATAATGTTTGGTAGGAGACGCCCGAGACCTGCGGCAGCCCGTAGTCTCAGCGTTAGCCATTTTAAGTGCTGTAAAAAGCTCAATCCTCTGTCGAGGACCAATCCCAACTCCCAGGTACTTCATCGTGCCCGAAAGTGGGATGGTCGCGTCCTCCAATGTATAATCGGCTCCGAGGGCCGCACAGCACCAGTGCTTCGGTCTTTTCCAAAGCTAGTAATCTGAGTAATAGAGAAGACTGGAGTAATCTGCGTAATACTCGACCTGTTTTGCTGGGAGTACAGCGACTCGATTGGCCcagtcgtacccgatgttccacagcAGAGATCCTATGACCCTGTAGAACACCGCACCGATGGTTGCCAGTGAAAGCCGAATACACTGGAATACGCGATAAATCATGCTGCAAATATAGCGGTACTCCATGATATGGGCCGCCTCAATGCCCTTTTGCGGTAGCGAATTGAAAGCATCGCTGATGTTGAGCGATACCGAGTACGCTATTTCTCAACACGACACAGACTTCGCGGCGAACATCTTTACGATACCCAGAGCGTCGAGTGTTGACCGGCGTGCCCTATAACCAAACTGGGATTCAGACAACTCCTCCAGTTCAACATGTTAATACGCAGTACCCATAGCTGAAGGAGTATAATATTTGCTCTAACGAGCTAAAGGCGTAGCCTTATAGAGTCCTTCGTCGCTCGTTTCCAGCGCCAAATATGGTCACGTGACTCCATTTCAAATTACCCGCGACTCGAAAAGTCGCTGCCTCATGCAGTCGCTGCACAGTGCGTTAAGAACCTGGTTTGTGTGTCAtcgtgttttattgaataatgaatcGATACAGATTAGAGGCAAAAAAACACAACGACAAAGCTCaacattttgagctttatcGCTACATATCATAtgaccagatttgtcgctgcaaacgagcgacgagcaACTGCAAAGGCCGTAGTTCATcattttcagctttgtcgctACTTTTCCTTCGACCATATTTTGTCGCTTTTTTGAGACGCGGGCAATTTAAAAGTGGGATCACGTGATCAGATTtatcgctgcaaacgagcgacgagcgaccaTGAGGCTACGCCTTTATGTCtagaatttaagtaataaacagtcattttatagtaagtagAATATAAGCTCTCACTCTTTTGCAACGCCTGAAAAAGGCCGTTAAGCTGAACttcaattatatgtatttaacaaCTGTACAACCttaacatgcaaataaacattttgaatttgaatttgaactttaGCTCGTTAGAACAAATATTATATCCTAATTTTTACTTGGCAGCACAAGCTTTGTTGTCAActatgtcaatgtcaaatcgCAAATTGGCAGCTGTCAAATGTCAGTTTGTTTAGTGTTCAGTTCACTGTGTTGGATTATTGTGCTGAGCTTGAGCAGAAGCAAAGTGTGTTATTCTTGAAACTCGCAATAATTCTCGATGTTTATGTGCAATGAAAACTCAAGACTTATTATATATATCAACTAAAAGTGATTGCTATAATAAGAATTAGTAGAACAAACGAAACGACTTcagttaaattataatgttaaacaGTTTCAGTTAAGATGTCATTAGAGAAAGTGTTGATTCGCACACTGCATTCATACGTTTGaagatgttattatttttcaatttatttccgCATTATTGTAATCGGTTTCGTAATTTGAGTACTAATTCCGAATATAAAATGTGGTATGCCGCCTTGGTGCGCTTCATACGAAGACGACTAGTGTTAGGCATAATTTTCGCGTCTTCATTAACTTATTGCATTGTCAGTTTTCTCAGAGAGGTTAGtactatttattatgtattgtgtTCTTTGTCAGATATTACCTAGTGGCTCGTCACCCCTTTTGATAAATACAAAACCCCTTTAGGCTATACAGTCTGATTACATCAGCTATCAATTACATCTAGATAagttatcatttaaaaaaattgaaataggaagtaagaataatataatatagttatcATACACCAAATACCAACGTGTTCATtatgaattgaaatatttaattataattaacttaatgtttgtgtttgtttcagTATTATGAACCAtcttgtaaaatgtttatagtttttcaaATTCTTGTTTTCATGTCTAAGCTGGCACTATTTTATGCCAGTCCATATTTGCTTAAAGGTTGTTATTTACAGGGTAGCAGCAGAGGTATGATTTATCAAGATGTAGcatttgaacggaagccctttGTATGGAGAACACTTCAGGAACATAATGATACAATAGACAATTTAATATGCAGAAACTCGGTACAAGGAAAGCAATTACTTGTAGATGATAGAGGTAAgcttaacaataaaattctgcaaaaaaaataatttatattatacctcatttgtttgtttgaacacgctaatctcctTAATTACTGGTACCTTTAGAGATTTTCTTTGATGATGAAAAGCCCTTATATTTTGACTataggatatataccatcaccctatgaaatgaaaataggaAGGCAGGTAGATATGCAGGCACTTTTTAACTATTAGTCCATTTTAAAAAATCCTCTTAACATAGTTATTCATTGCCATACGGAGCAAGTCACACACAACAGGTAGTACTTAATAGTTTTGGGTTACCATTGAGCAATGCATTGTTTTGACCATAGTATGATGTAATGAATCTACTTTGGATTATCCTTATTTGTTCTGCTATAGAGCAGGTGGTGGCTGGTCTGAATACTCAATcacattaaaagtttttatgatgCTCCTGCATCCTCTTGCTAGTTTTAGGATCTGGACTCCCATA
The window above is part of the Trichoplusia ni isolate ovarian cell line Hi5 chromosome 11, tn1, whole genome shotgun sequence genome. Proteins encoded here:
- the LOC113498487 gene encoding uncharacterized protein LOC113498487, which produces MASANVLDQMAKFDFKSPVKITLLFEDSDDDLEIVNENHQEGNFETDSNKQDNTTLEENSRTKNLQIETESQQNSKDSNETLLKQLMNATLKDLLNKTCRTGNQSKENELDKTMPNLQIEKPGNIFNEPVCQCKISSEASFEQPTCFTFGAQNETIQIKQYAAHHHDHTTRAPSSLGGDLLNTLSENLISVMVSFYHYRLNKRDGDDYQKRKEAFIQLKDHYFELSYHTMVSIIIPQEHNKYFTNIFLQNTVTIANNKPGLGTCHRGHLEPIFIELLIWSKFKKSIIDRKGLNLGLHKEQCLSKPLRNNWPFSETTPTQRQPKTDNVCVFSSKSTGVKVNVNREIFIDCLKTQNHNTVERQGVQNQNQAYATYQTGSTNRIKTHASDNQTNNSQNYNLKLNCRLTPYSLTHNSRTNPIKNKAGPIQGSRNIEHLRKNCQADFQLRQKQSNNEIHSSGWVSAMNENINPQNMLNLNLQTRMTEDVAPQMPFISNVMSLNPKAQNTSNGSCCVCGKITNIVCSKSRSPSYCSFLCQELDGWCRNT